From a single Cyclobacterium marinum DSM 745 genomic region:
- the accC gene encoding acetyl-CoA carboxylase biotin carboxylase subunit yields the protein MFNKILIANRGEIALRIIRTCKEMGVKTVAVYSTADKDSLHVRFADEAVCIGAASSKDSYLNIPRIIAAAEITNADAIHPGYGFLSENAEFSRICEEYNIKFIGASPEMINQMGDKATAKATMAAAGVPTIPGSEGLLNSIEEGLPLAEKIGYPVILKATAGGGGRGMRIVKDPAGFKKAWDDARQESAAAFGNDGLYLEKFVEEPRHIEIQIIGDSTGKACHLSERDCSIQRRHQKLVEETPSPFITDDLRKRMGEAAIKGAEAIAYEGAGTIEFLVDKNRDFYFMEMNTRIQVEHPITEEVTDFDLIKEQIKVAAGEKISGKNYFPKLYAMECRINAEDSANGFRPSPGKIVNLHLPGGKGVRIDSHVYAGYVIPPNYDSMIAKLIVSAQSREEVIVRMKRALEEFVIDGIKTTIPFHLALLEDPQFNAGNFTTKFLDDFDFSKVQKS from the coding sequence GTGTTTAATAAAATATTAATAGCCAACAGAGGAGAAATTGCTTTAAGGATCATTCGTACATGCAAAGAAATGGGAGTGAAGACTGTCGCTGTCTATTCCACTGCTGACAAGGACAGCTTACATGTACGTTTTGCTGATGAAGCGGTATGTATAGGTGCCGCATCAAGTAAAGATTCTTACCTAAATATCCCTAGAATCATCGCTGCTGCAGAAATCACCAATGCAGATGCCATTCACCCCGGTTATGGTTTCCTTTCTGAAAATGCGGAATTTTCGAGGATATGTGAAGAATACAACATTAAGTTTATTGGAGCAAGTCCTGAAATGATCAACCAAATGGGTGACAAAGCAACAGCCAAAGCCACCATGGCCGCGGCCGGAGTTCCTACCATCCCCGGTTCTGAAGGATTGCTTAACTCCATAGAAGAAGGATTGCCATTGGCAGAAAAAATTGGTTACCCTGTCATCCTCAAAGCCACTGCTGGTGGAGGTGGAAGAGGCATGCGTATAGTGAAGGATCCTGCGGGGTTCAAAAAAGCATGGGACGATGCCAGACAAGAATCCGCTGCAGCATTTGGTAATGATGGTTTATACCTTGAAAAGTTCGTTGAAGAGCCTCGGCATATTGAAATCCAAATCATTGGAGATTCAACCGGTAAAGCTTGCCACTTATCTGAAAGAGATTGCTCCATTCAGAGACGTCATCAAAAATTAGTTGAAGAAACACCTTCTCCTTTTATCACTGATGACCTGAGAAAAAGAATGGGGGAAGCCGCAATCAAAGGGGCAGAGGCAATCGCCTATGAAGGTGCCGGAACCATAGAGTTTTTGGTAGACAAAAACCGAGACTTCTACTTTATGGAAATGAACACCAGAATTCAAGTAGAACATCCAATAACGGAAGAAGTTACAGATTTTGATTTGATCAAAGAACAAATCAAAGTTGCTGCTGGAGAGAAAATAAGCGGGAAAAATTACTTTCCAAAATTATACGCCATGGAGTGTCGAATCAATGCAGAAGATTCTGCAAATGGATTCAGACCTAGTCCAGGGAAAATTGTCAACCTTCACCTCCCCGGAGGCAAAGGCGTGAGAATTGACAGCCATGTTTATGCTGGATACGTTATTCCACCAAACTATGACTCTATGATTGCAAAACTTATCGTAAGTGCCCAATCCAGAGAGGAAGTTATTGTACGAATGAAACGTGCCTTGGAAGAATTTGTCATTGATGGCATTAAAACTACCATCCCTTTCCATTTGGCCTTATTGGAAGATCCGCAATTCAATGCCGGTAATTTTACCACTAAATTTCTGGATGATTTTGACTTTTCAAAAGTTCAAAAATCATAA
- a CDS encoding beta-ketoacyl-ACP synthase III — protein MKKRAVITGVHAWVPEYVLDNKELETMVDTNDEWITSRTGIKERRILKGENQGTSVIGTEAVKGLLEKTNTNPEDIDLIICATVTPDMLFPATANIIAHNVGAKNCYSFDISAACSGFLYALSMGSQFIETGAHKKVIIIGADKMSSIVNYQDRTTCIIFGDGGGAVLLEPTEENIGVMDSMLHTDGSGADFLRIEAGGSRKPASVETVTGREHFVYQEGSTVFKFAVTNMAEVSAQIMEKNNLTADDITWLVPHQANKRIIDATARRMGIGPEKVMLNIEKYGNTTAGTLPLCLWDYESKLKKGDNLILAAFGGGFTWGAVYLKWGYDPKSV, from the coding sequence ATGAAAAAAAGAGCTGTTATTACAGGTGTACATGCCTGGGTACCCGAGTATGTACTAGACAACAAAGAACTGGAAACTATGGTAGATACCAATGACGAGTGGATTACCAGTCGGACAGGTATCAAGGAAAGGCGAATTTTAAAAGGTGAAAACCAAGGAACTTCAGTTATCGGTACGGAGGCAGTCAAAGGTTTACTGGAAAAAACCAACACCAATCCGGAAGATATAGATTTGATTATCTGTGCCACCGTAACTCCGGACATGCTATTTCCTGCAACAGCCAATATAATCGCCCACAATGTGGGGGCAAAAAACTGTTATAGTTTTGATATATCCGCCGCTTGTTCCGGATTTTTGTATGCCCTTTCCATGGGAAGTCAGTTTATAGAAACCGGCGCACATAAAAAAGTTATAATCATAGGGGCCGACAAAATGTCCTCCATTGTAAATTATCAGGATCGAACCACATGTATTATCTTCGGTGATGGTGGTGGAGCTGTCTTACTAGAGCCTACTGAAGAAAATATAGGTGTAATGGACTCTATGTTACATACAGATGGATCCGGCGCGGACTTTCTTCGAATTGAAGCAGGAGGAAGTAGAAAACCTGCCTCTGTAGAAACAGTAACCGGCAGAGAACACTTTGTTTACCAAGAGGGGTCGACGGTATTTAAATTTGCTGTAACCAATATGGCAGAGGTTAGTGCCCAGATCATGGAGAAAAACAATTTGACTGCAGATGACATCACTTGGTTGGTACCACATCAAGCCAACAAAAGAATAATCGATGCAACTGCCAGAAGAATGGGCATAGGTCCTGAAAAAGTTATGCTAAACATTGAAAAGTATGGCAATACCACAGCAGGCACCCTACCTTTGTGTCTTTGGGATTATGAATCCAAGTTAAAAAAAGGTGACAACTTAATTTTGGCTGCTTTTGGTGGTGGATTTACCTGGGGAGCAGTATATTTAAAGTGGGGATATGACCCTAAAAGCGTTTAA
- the accB gene encoding acetyl-CoA carboxylase biotin carboxyl carrier protein produces MKAKEIQELIDFISNSGLAEVKIETDEFKLSIKKNSEVQVVAPAASPAPQAAQAPVQPSAPAPVEASSAPADNLLEVKSPMIGTFYRSPNPDAEFFVNVGDTIQKGQPVCIIEAMKLFNEVESEVSGKIVKILVDDASPVEYDQPLFLVEPQN; encoded by the coding sequence ATGAAAGCAAAAGAAATACAAGAATTAATAGACTTTATCTCCAATTCCGGTTTAGCAGAAGTCAAAATAGAAACAGATGAATTCAAGCTTTCCATCAAAAAGAATTCTGAAGTACAAGTTGTAGCTCCTGCTGCAAGTCCTGCACCTCAAGCGGCTCAGGCACCTGTTCAACCTTCCGCTCCGGCACCGGTCGAAGCCAGTAGCGCCCCTGCTGACAACCTTTTAGAAGTAAAGTCTCCAATGATTGGTACCTTTTACAGGTCTCCAAATCCTGATGCAGAATTCTTTGTTAATGTAGGTGATACCATTCAAAAAGGCCAACCAGTTTGCATCATTGAAGCAATGAAATTATTTAACGAAGTGGAATCTGAAGTATCCGGTAAAATCGTTAAGATTTTAGTAGACGATGCCTCGCCAGTTGAATATGACCAACCTCTCTTTTTGGTTGAACCTCAGAATTGA
- a CDS encoding (2Fe-2S)-binding protein — translation MMRINILTKFPFRLYQDGKIPKLYNSENLPQEIMKVNVNGKEYLVKTVDNPSLLEVLRDQLNLTGTKYGCGEGACGACKVLINGIPLPACITPVTSVADKNIVTIEGIARQNELHPVQKVFLEEDVFQCGFCASGMVVSAVALLEKNPDAGPRELVSGLNGNICRCCTYPAILDALSKLSQKK, via the coding sequence ATGATGAGAATCAATATTTTAACCAAATTCCCTTTCAGGTTGTATCAGGATGGAAAAATTCCTAAATTATACAATAGTGAGAACCTTCCGCAAGAAATAATGAAAGTGAATGTAAATGGTAAAGAATATTTGGTAAAAACAGTTGATAACCCTAGTCTGTTGGAGGTGTTAAGAGATCAATTGAACCTCACCGGTACCAAGTATGGATGTGGTGAAGGAGCCTGCGGAGCATGTAAAGTTTTAATCAATGGTATTCCCCTTCCTGCTTGTATAACCCCTGTCACTTCTGTTGCAGATAAAAACATAGTAACTATCGAAGGGATAGCGAGGCAAAATGAACTACATCCGGTACAAAAGGTTTTTCTTGAAGAAGATGTTTTTCAGTGTGGCTTTTGTGCTTCAGGAATGGTAGTTTCTGCCGTGGCTCTATTGGAGAAGAACCCTGATGCCGGTCCTAGGGAGTTGGTCTCTGGATTAAACGGCAATATTTGCCGTTGCTGTACCTATCCGGCCATTCTCGATGCCCTATCTAAATTAAGTCAAAAGAAATAA
- the efp gene encoding elongation factor P has translation MASTADFKNGLCLEFNHDIVTIVEFQHVKPGKGPAFVRTKLKSLTNGKVVDKTFNSGEKITTARVEKRPHQYIYNDDMGYHFMDTSTFEQIPIEEKLIERPELLKEGQMVDILIHDETETPLGVELPPFVELMVTYTEPGIKGDTATNTLKPATLETGAVVMVPLFVDQDIMIKVDTRDGSYSERVK, from the coding sequence ATGGCAAGTACTGCTGATTTCAAAAATGGCCTTTGTCTGGAATTTAATCATGACATTGTAACAATTGTTGAATTCCAACATGTAAAACCCGGAAAAGGCCCGGCATTTGTTAGAACCAAGCTAAAAAGTCTTACCAATGGGAAAGTTGTTGATAAAACTTTTAATTCAGGAGAAAAAATAACAACTGCACGTGTAGAAAAAAGGCCCCATCAGTACATTTATAATGATGACATGGGGTACCACTTCATGGACACAAGCACTTTCGAGCAAATTCCAATAGAAGAAAAACTAATTGAAAGGCCGGAATTATTAAAGGAGGGTCAAATGGTAGACATCTTAATCCATGATGAAACAGAGACACCTCTTGGTGTTGAACTTCCACCCTTTGTAGAATTAATGGTTACTTATACAGAGCCGGGTATCAAAGGAGATACTGCTACCAACACCTTAAAACCAGCCACCCTAGAAACGGGCGCTGTGGTAATGGTTCCTTTATTCGTTGACCAAGACATAATGATTAAAGTAGATACGCGGGATGGCTCCTACTCTGAAAGAGTTAAATAA
- a CDS encoding PSD1 and planctomycete cytochrome C domain-containing protein — MLRHLSYILLILLVTFLSCSEKGPESTRLTSGDQISYNFHIRPILSDNCFACHGPDENKRESGLRLDNAEGAYAALKENPGAHAIVPGKPAQSEIISRITTTDETAKMPPSESNLKLSPEEIDLIKKWVKQGAKYEPHWAFLPPVKTSLPTISDPQWVNNEIDYFVLAKLDKIGLQPNEKADKMLLLKRLSLDLTGLPPTEELMKSFKEDESEEATEKIIDKLLDSPSFGERMAVLWMDISRYSDSYGYQDDNIRTQWPYRDWVIHAFNKNLPYDKFITWQLAGDLMPNPTKEQILATAFNRNHKYTEEGGVIPEEYRVEYILDKTNTYSKAIIGMTVECAQCHDHKYDPISQENYFEMYAFFNNTPEQGYEGDVSVSKPAKHPIMWVEKEDLKGILNFVNHQDTSKIMVSVMEDYKDSLRRTFVLDRGVYDQPTTEVFPSTPKSILQFDESKYPKNRLGLAQWTFSEENPLTARVFVNLMWQEFFGAGIVRSAGDFGMQGKLPTHPELLDWLAVDFQESGWDVKHLVKKIVSAATYQQSATSDKKKMESDPDNFYLASYPRIRLNAEHIRDMILASSGLLSKEIGGPSVKPYQPEGLWEAATSGRGELAEYRQDQGDKLYRRGLYTFIKLTSPPPKPIIFDGSNRDVCEVSRNRTNTPLQALAMLNDPLVLEASRVLANKLIGEGKEYEEAIQEAFLRIICRTPKVEEFELLKEYYQEELKRFKQKPETILETVNAGEFPLDQYSNSPETAALMQVVVAIYNVEEAITKT, encoded by the coding sequence ATGCTTAGGCATTTATCCTATATATTATTGATTCTATTGGTAACCTTTCTGTCTTGTTCAGAAAAAGGACCCGAATCCACGCGGCTGACCTCCGGAGACCAGATCAGTTACAATTTCCATATCAGGCCAATTCTTTCCGACAACTGTTTTGCCTGCCATGGACCAGATGAAAACAAAAGAGAGTCGGGCTTAAGGCTTGACAATGCAGAAGGTGCCTATGCTGCCTTAAAAGAAAACCCGGGAGCACATGCCATAGTACCCGGTAAACCTGCCCAATCAGAAATCATTAGCAGGATAACAACAACGGATGAAACGGCCAAAATGCCGCCGTCTGAATCTAACCTCAAATTATCTCCTGAAGAAATTGATTTGATCAAAAAATGGGTTAAACAAGGGGCTAAATATGAACCTCATTGGGCCTTTCTTCCTCCGGTTAAAACTTCTCTACCTACAATTTCTGATCCTCAATGGGTTAACAATGAGATCGATTATTTTGTATTGGCAAAACTTGACAAAATAGGTTTACAACCCAATGAGAAAGCAGACAAAATGCTTTTACTCAAAAGATTAAGCTTGGACCTTACAGGACTTCCTCCCACAGAAGAGCTAATGAAATCTTTTAAAGAAGATGAGTCTGAAGAGGCTACAGAGAAGATAATTGACAAATTATTGGATAGCCCCTCATTCGGTGAAAGAATGGCTGTGTTATGGATGGATATTTCACGCTATTCAGATTCTTATGGTTATCAAGACGATAATATTCGAACACAATGGCCCTATAGAGATTGGGTAATCCACGCATTTAATAAAAATCTTCCTTACGATAAGTTTATAACTTGGCAGTTGGCAGGAGACTTAATGCCCAACCCGACCAAAGAACAAATCTTGGCTACTGCATTCAATAGGAACCACAAATACACGGAGGAAGGTGGGGTAATTCCGGAAGAATACAGGGTTGAATACATATTGGACAAAACCAATACCTACAGCAAAGCAATCATTGGTATGACGGTGGAGTGTGCTCAATGTCATGACCATAAGTATGACCCTATTTCACAGGAAAATTACTTTGAGATGTATGCTTTTTTTAACAATACCCCTGAGCAAGGCTACGAAGGTGATGTGAGTGTTTCCAAACCTGCCAAACATCCCATCATGTGGGTAGAAAAAGAGGACTTGAAAGGGATTTTGAATTTCGTAAACCACCAGGACACAAGCAAAATCATGGTGTCCGTAATGGAAGACTATAAAGATTCTTTAAGAAGAACTTTCGTTTTAGACCGCGGTGTTTATGACCAACCTACCACAGAAGTCTTCCCTTCCACCCCAAAATCCATTCTTCAATTTGACGAAAGCAAATATCCGAAAAATCGCCTGGGATTAGCACAGTGGACTTTTTCTGAAGAAAACCCATTGACCGCACGTGTTTTTGTGAACCTTATGTGGCAGGAGTTTTTTGGAGCGGGAATTGTAAGATCTGCCGGTGACTTTGGTATGCAAGGCAAACTACCCACGCATCCTGAACTTTTGGATTGGCTTGCAGTTGATTTCCAAGAAAGTGGTTGGGATGTAAAACATTTAGTTAAAAAAATAGTAAGCGCTGCTACATATCAGCAATCTGCTACTAGCGATAAAAAGAAAATGGAGTCTGATCCTGATAATTTTTATTTGGCAAGCTACCCAAGAATTAGATTAAACGCAGAACATATTCGGGACATGATTCTAGCCAGTAGTGGTCTTTTGTCTAAAGAAATAGGTGGGCCGAGTGTTAAACCATATCAACCTGAAGGCCTATGGGAAGCAGCCACTTCGGGAAGAGGGGAATTAGCTGAATACAGACAGGACCAAGGAGATAAACTGTACAGAAGGGGCTTGTATACCTTTATCAAACTAACCTCCCCACCACCGAAACCAATCATTTTTGATGGCAGCAATAGGGATGTATGTGAGGTAAGCAGAAACAGGACAAATACTCCCCTTCAAGCCTTAGCCATGTTGAACGACCCATTGGTACTTGAGGCCTCACGTGTACTTGCCAATAAATTGATTGGAGAAGGAAAGGAATATGAAGAAGCGATCCAAGAAGCTTTTCTAAGAATCATTTGTAGAACTCCCAAAGTAGAGGAATTTGAATTATTAAAAGAATACTATCAGGAAGAGTTGAAAAGGTTTAAGCAAAAGCCCGAAACAATTTTAGAAACTGTAAATGCCGGGGAGTTTCCTTTAGACCAATACAGCAACAGCCCTGAAACAGCCGCCCTTATGCAAGTGGTGGTCGCGATTTATAATGTTGAAGAAGCAATTACCAAAACTTGA